A genomic segment from Aegilops tauschii subsp. strangulata cultivar AL8/78 chromosome 1, Aet v6.0, whole genome shotgun sequence encodes:
- the LOC141039236 gene encoding large ribosomal subunit protein eL33w-like: protein MVRLSGALTAMWGLICRSKSNQYKSTSLVQVKGVNTKEDVAWYAGKRLAYVYKAKTKSNDTHYRYLWGKITRPHGKSGVVRAQFKSNLPAESMGRKVRVFMYPSSI from the exons ATGGTGAGATTGAGCGGCGCGCTGACGGCGATGTGGGGGTTGATCTGCAGGTCGAAGTCGAACCAGTACAAGAGCACATCGCTGGTGCAGGTCAAGGGGGTGAACACCAAGGAGGACGTGGCGTGGTACGCCGGGAAGCGCCTGGCGTACGTGTACAAGGCCAAGACCAAGAGCAACGACACCCACTACCGCTACCTCTGGGGCAAGATCACCCGCCCACACGGCAAGTCCGGCGTCGTCCGCGCCCAGTTCAAGTCCAACCTCCCCGCCGAGTCCATG GGGCGCAAGGTTAGAGTGTTCATGTACCCGAGCAGCATCTAA